From a single Aestuariibius sp. HNIBRBA575 genomic region:
- a CDS encoding amino acid ABC transporter substrate-binding protein — protein sequence MMKSVFYGALAVAGLAAGASAAATLDDVKARGSLNCGVTTGLVGFAAPDANGVWNGFDVGVCRAVAAAVFGDPTAVEFVPTTGQTRFTALASNQIDMLARNTTWTFSRDVDLKFEFVGVNYYDGQGFMVPRELGVTSAKELDGATVCIQTGTTTELNLADFFRTNNISYEPVPIETNAEAQQQYLAGACDVYTTDASGLAATRATFEDPAAHVLLPEIISKEPLGPLVRHGDSEWGDIVRWTLNALISAEELGITSANIEELTAGTDNPEINRLLGTEGELGAMLGLDADWAKNAVMAGGNYGELFEKNIGENSPIGLARGLNAPWTEGGLIYSPPFR from the coding sequence ATGATGAAATCCGTATTCTACGGCGCTTTGGCTGTTGCTGGGCTTGCTGCTGGCGCATCCGCTGCTGCAACGCTTGATGATGTTAAAGCGCGTGGTAGCTTGAACTGTGGCGTGACCACCGGTCTCGTTGGGTTTGCTGCCCCTGACGCAAACGGTGTTTGGAATGGTTTTGACGTTGGCGTTTGTCGCGCTGTTGCGGCCGCTGTTTTTGGCGATCCAACTGCTGTTGAGTTTGTACCAACCACGGGTCAAACACGTTTCACAGCTTTGGCGTCCAACCAGATCGACATGCTGGCACGTAACACCACGTGGACATTCTCCCGTGATGTCGACTTGAAATTCGAATTTGTTGGCGTGAACTACTATGACGGCCAAGGCTTCATGGTTCCACGTGAACTGGGCGTAACGTCCGCTAAGGAACTGGACGGCGCGACCGTTTGTATTCAGACCGGGACCACCACCGAGCTGAACCTTGCTGACTTCTTCCGCACAAATAACATCAGCTACGAGCCTGTGCCGATTGAAACAAACGCAGAAGCACAGCAGCAGTATCTGGCTGGTGCTTGTGACGTGTACACAACGGACGCTTCTGGTCTGGCCGCGACTCGTGCCACATTCGAAGATCCAGCAGCACATGTTCTGCTGCCAGAAATCATCTCCAAAGAGCCACTGGGCCCGCTTGTTCGTCACGGCGACAGCGAATGGGGTGATATCGTTCGTTGGACATTGAACGCGCTGATCTCTGCAGAAGAGCTGGGTATCACATCCGCAAACATCGAAGAGTTGACTGCTGGTACAGACAACCCAGAAATCAACCGTCTGCTGGGCACCGAAGGTGAACTGGGCGCGATGCTGGGTCTGGACGCTGACTGGGCGAAAAATGCTGTAATGGCAGGCGGCAACTACGGTGAGCTGTTTGAAAAGAACATTGGTGAGAATTCGCCAATTGGTCTGGCCCGTGGTCTGAACGCACCATGGACCGAAGGTGGTCTGATCTACTCCCCACCTTTCCGCTAA
- a CDS encoding amino acid ABC transporter permease, with protein sequence MSITTDLPKESFRLSQLIYDTRYRSMTIQFVVLVMLVLCFAWLGNNTVQNLSAQGKDFDFGFLTQSAGYDINQKLIEYDNQMSHGRAAMVGILNTILVAVLGCISATIIGVVAGVLRLSNNWLVGRLMTVYVEGFRNVPLLLWIMLIFAIVNESLPHPREFKEGGSASMLWESVAFTRQGTFLPAPVWGSGSGVLLTILALSIVGIIVFRRYARTRQEQTGDILPVTWVTLGLLIVPTLLAFFVLGRPVSLDYPEISRFNFTGGAKILNSLIALWLALTLYTGAFIAEIVRAGIMAVSKGQTEAASALGLRPKRTMNLVVLPQAMRVIIPPLISQFLNLTKNSSLAIAVGYMDVRATLGGITINQTGRELEGMLLMGLFYLVLSIVISTAMNMYNNSVKLKER encoded by the coding sequence ATGTCCATTACAACGGACCTGCCGAAAGAAAGCTTTCGGCTCAGTCAGCTTATCTATGATACACGTTACCGGTCGATGACGATCCAGTTCGTGGTTCTGGTTATGCTGGTTCTTTGCTTTGCTTGGCTTGGCAACAACACGGTTCAAAACTTGTCCGCGCAGGGCAAAGATTTTGACTTTGGGTTTTTGACCCAATCCGCCGGTTACGACATCAACCAAAAACTGATCGAATACGATAACCAGATGTCGCATGGACGTGCGGCGATGGTTGGTATTCTGAACACTATTCTGGTGGCGGTGCTCGGCTGTATTTCGGCGACAATCATCGGTGTGGTCGCAGGGGTTCTGCGTCTGTCCAACAACTGGCTCGTTGGTCGGTTGATGACCGTCTACGTCGAAGGTTTCCGCAACGTGCCTTTGCTGCTGTGGATCATGCTGATCTTTGCAATCGTCAACGAAAGCCTGCCACACCCACGGGAATTCAAAGAAGGCGGAAGCGCCTCGATGTTGTGGGAAAGCGTCGCATTCACCCGCCAGGGCACATTCTTGCCGGCTCCGGTTTGGGGGTCTGGATCGGGCGTATTGCTGACAATTTTGGCGCTGTCGATTGTCGGGATCATCGTATTCCGCCGCTATGCACGGACCCGTCAGGAACAAACCGGTGACATTTTGCCCGTGACTTGGGTCACATTGGGGCTGTTGATCGTACCAACCTTGTTGGCGTTCTTTGTTCTGGGCCGTCCTGTTTCACTGGATTACCCAGAAATCTCACGCTTTAACTTTACGGGTGGCGCAAAGATCCTGAACTCTTTGATCGCGCTTTGGTTGGCGCTGACATTGTACACGGGTGCCTTTATTGCTGAAATCGTGCGTGCCGGGATCATGGCCGTTTCCAAAGGCCAGACCGAAGCGGCAAGCGCGCTGGGTTTGCGTCCAAAACGGACAATGAACCTGGTTGTTTTGCCACAGGCCATGCGGGTGATTATCCCGCCGCTGATTTCGCAATTCCTGAACCTGACCAAAAACTCATCGCTGGCGATTGCGGTTGGTTACATGGATGTGCGCGCCACATTGGGCGGCATTACCATCAACCAAACCGGTCGCGAACTTGAGGGAATGTTGCTGATGGGACTGTTCTATCTGGTTCTCAGCATCGTGATTTCGACGGCGATGAATATGTACAACAACAGCGTTAAGCTGAAGGAGCGGTAA
- a CDS encoding amino acid ABC transporter ATP-binding protein — MSDAQIVTEREIDRSKMAVSDEVAIEIQGMNKWYGTFHVLRDINLTVYEGERIVIAGPSGSGKSTLIRCINRLEEHQAGKIIVDGTELSSDLKNIDKVRSEVGMCFQHFNLFPHLTILENCTLAPIWVRKTPKKEAEEIAMHFLEKVKIPDQAHKYPGMLSGGQQQRVAIARSLCMKPRIMLFDEPTSALDPEMIKEVLDTMIELAEEGMTMLCVTHEMGFARQVANRVIFMDQGQIVEQNEPEEFFNNPQSDRTKLFLSQILGH, encoded by the coding sequence ATGTCTGACGCTCAAATCGTGACTGAACGCGAAATCGATCGCTCAAAAATGGCCGTCTCTGATGAGGTTGCTATTGAAATCCAAGGGATGAACAAGTGGTACGGCACATTCCATGTGCTGCGCGACATCAACCTGACGGTTTACGAAGGGGAACGGATCGTGATTGCAGGGCCTTCTGGGTCCGGTAAATCCACGCTGATCCGGTGCATCAACCGCCTAGAGGAACATCAGGCGGGCAAAATCATTGTTGATGGAACCGAATTGTCTTCGGATCTGAAAAACATCGACAAGGTGCGCTCTGAGGTTGGGATGTGTTTCCAGCACTTTAACCTGTTCCCGCATCTGACCATTCTGGAAAACTGTACGCTGGCTCCGATCTGGGTGCGTAAAACACCCAAGAAAGAAGCCGAGGAAATTGCGATGCATTTCCTTGAAAAGGTGAAAATCCCTGATCAGGCGCACAAATATCCCGGCATGTTGTCGGGTGGTCAGCAACAGCGTGTGGCGATTGCGCGTTCATTGTGCATGAAGCCACGGATCATGCTGTTTGATGAACCGACATCTGCGCTTGACCCTGAAATGATCAAAGAGGTTCTCGATACAATGATCGAGCTGGCCGAAGAAGGCATGACCATGCTGTGTGTGACCCACGAAATGGGGTTTGCACGTCAGGTGGCCAACCGGGTGATCTTTATGGATCAGGGCCAGATTGTAGAGCAAAACGAACCAGAAGAGTTCTTTAACAACCCTCAAAGTGACCGGACCAAGCTGTTCCTCAGCCAGATTCTGGGCCACTAA
- a CDS encoding histidine phosphatase family protein yields the protein MPLKLILIRHAKSSWTNLELSDHERVLNTRGIASAKAVGAWLEQRNQPLGHVFCSDASRTRETYGLISAAFDGATPVTFLPDLYLASQMAMLTILRGAGDVTDGDTVTMIGHNPGIGDLAVGLAATRPAHPKFALYPTCATTIYEFDVTDWAAVAPGRGQIVDFTVPRDLIGA from the coding sequence ATGCCTTTGAAACTGATCCTGATCCGTCACGCTAAATCCAGCTGGACTAACCTTGAATTGTCAGACCACGAACGGGTGCTGAACACACGTGGCATCGCCTCAGCCAAGGCGGTGGGTGCGTGGTTAGAGCAGCGAAATCAGCCGCTTGGTCATGTGTTCTGTTCTGATGCCAGCCGCACACGGGAAACCTATGGGCTGATTTCTGCGGCCTTTGACGGCGCAACACCCGTTACGTTTTTGCCGGACCTGTATCTGGCATCACAGATGGCCATGTTGACGATTCTGCGCGGCGCGGGCGATGTAACTGACGGGGATACGGTCACGATGATTGGGCATAATCCGGGCATAGGTGATCTGGCCGTTGGTTTGGCCGCGACGCGCCCTGCCCATCCTAAATTCGCGCTTTATCCGACCTGTGCCACCACAATTTACGAATTTGATGTGACCGACTGGGCGGCCGTGGCACCGGGGCGTGGTCAGATCGTTGATTTTACCGTGCCGCGCGATCTGATCGGCGCATAA
- a CDS encoding ferredoxin: MDIHAQAKSVGLFVSGIVHRHADDPLPEWVQSIVLFSPDEPDFWPLFRASSEAQDGQPHPLDRWSKRVLGGIATELNGMPFFPSDGPPFMPFIGWAKRSGRAFSAPIGPLVHEQSGLFISYRGAIALSKPAPQQGQRASPCDTCQQPCVTSCPVDAFANGQYDVATCKAHLETNAGHTCRTKGCLARRACPIGQGKRHPAQSAFHMKAFHPDAFETDPDPSR; the protein is encoded by the coding sequence GTGGATATCCACGCACAGGCCAAATCTGTCGGCCTCTTTGTTTCTGGCATTGTTCACCGTCACGCCGATGATCCGCTGCCCGAATGGGTGCAATCGATTGTGCTGTTTTCCCCGGATGAACCCGATTTTTGGCCCCTGTTTCGAGCCTCGTCAGAGGCGCAGGATGGCCAGCCCCATCCGTTGGATCGCTGGTCAAAACGGGTGCTGGGGGGCATCGCGACGGAATTGAACGGGATGCCGTTTTTTCCATCTGACGGGCCGCCCTTTATGCCGTTTATCGGCTGGGCCAAACGATCTGGGCGGGCGTTTTCTGCGCCGATCGGGCCGTTGGTGCATGAACAATCAGGATTGTTCATTTCCTATCGCGGGGCGATTGCGCTGTCGAAACCAGCCCCGCAGCAGGGACAGCGCGCATCGCCTTGTGACACCTGCCAGCAGCCCTGTGTGACGTCCTGTCCGGTGGATGCCTTTGCCAATGGGCAATACGATGTTGCCACCTGCAAGGCCCATTTGGAAACCAACGCCGGACACACCTGTCGCACAAAAGGGTGCCTTGCGCGGCGGGCCTGCCCCATTGGCCAAGGCAAACGACATCCGGCGCAATCCGCCTTTCATATGAAAGCTTTTCATCCAGATGCCTTTGAAACTGATCCTGATCCGTCACGCTAA
- the argB gene encoding acetylglutamate kinase codes for MNRDWIATARTLSEALPYLQRYSNAIVVIKFGGNAMGDANAMSDFARDIVLMRQVGLNPVVVHGGGPMINAMLDKLNIESRFVRGKRVTDQATVEVVEMVLSGMVNKRIVQAITEQGGRAAGISGKDDRLMVCEADDPELGFVGKPVEMNVQVLRDMFDAGIIPVVAPLGTGREHGETFNVNGDTAAGAIAGALAADRLLLLTDVAGVKDATGEIVTQLTPKQVRDMTADGTIAGGMIPKTETALTALDAGVRAVVILDGRLPNASLLELFTDHGAGSIIRDTDPQITPTSA; via the coding sequence ATGAACCGAGATTGGATCGCAACCGCACGCACCCTGTCCGAGGCCCTGCCCTATTTGCAACGCTATTCCAACGCGATTGTGGTGATCAAATTTGGCGGCAACGCCATGGGCGACGCCAATGCGATGTCCGATTTTGCGCGCGATATTGTGTTGATGCGTCAGGTTGGTTTGAACCCGGTTGTGGTGCATGGCGGCGGTCCGATGATCAACGCGATGCTGGATAAACTCAACATCGAAAGCCGGTTTGTGCGCGGCAAGCGTGTAACCGATCAGGCCACGGTCGAAGTGGTCGAAATGGTCCTATCGGGCATGGTGAACAAACGCATCGTGCAGGCAATCACCGAACAAGGCGGCCGCGCGGCGGGGATTTCTGGCAAAGACGACCGTTTGATGGTCTGCGAAGCTGATGATCCGGAACTGGGCTTCGTCGGCAAACCCGTTGAAATGAACGTTCAGGTCCTGCGCGATATGTTTGACGCTGGCATCATTCCGGTGGTGGCGCCTTTGGGCACGGGTCGGGAACATGGCGAAACCTTCAACGTGAACGGTGATACGGCAGCGGGCGCAATTGCCGGGGCCTTGGCTGCGGATCGTTTGCTGTTGTTGACGGATGTGGCCGGCGTCAAAGATGCGACTGGCGAAATCGTCACGCAGCTGACGCCAAAACAGGTCCGTGACATGACTGCTGATGGCACCATTGCGGGCGGGATGATCCCGAAAACGGAAACCGCGTTGACTGCGCTCGATGCCGGGGTGCGCGCTGTGGTGATCCTGGATGGTCGCCTGCCGAATGCGTCCCTGCTAGAGCTGTTTACCGACCACGGCGCCGGGTCCATCATCCGTGACACGGATCCGCAGATCACCCCAACCTCTGCATGA
- the yihA gene encoding ribosome biogenesis GTP-binding protein YihA/YsxC encodes MQLSFPLAEEPDDITREKGRKLFAGNTDFLKGVVAMSGLPEADRIEVCFAGRSNVGKSTLINALTGRVKLARASNTPGRTQEINFFTTTEGPYLVDLPGYGFANAPVAVVAKWQALLKQYLQGRQNLRRAFVLVDTRHGVKPVDEEIMSLLDSAAVTFQCVMTKADKVKAHEREKILTQVRGALAKHPAAYPEIVLTSSEKGDGIPTLRSIIAGLD; translated from the coding sequence ATGCAACTTTCCTTTCCACTGGCCGAAGAACCAGATGACATTACCCGCGAAAAGGGCCGCAAATTGTTCGCCGGAAACACCGATTTCCTAAAAGGCGTGGTTGCGATGTCTGGCCTGCCAGAAGCGGACCGGATCGAAGTCTGCTTTGCCGGGCGGTCCAATGTTGGGAAATCCACGTTGATCAATGCCTTGACCGGGCGGGTGAAACTGGCGCGGGCCTCAAACACGCCGGGGCGCACGCAGGAAATCAACTTTTTCACCACCACAGAAGGCCCCTATCTGGTCGATCTGCCGGGCTATGGCTTTGCCAATGCACCTGTCGCCGTGGTGGCCAAATGGCAGGCATTGTTGAAACAATATCTGCAAGGGCGGCAAAATTTGCGCCGTGCTTTTGTGTTGGTGGACACGCGCCACGGGGTAAAACCCGTCGACGAAGAAATCATGTCGCTGCTCGACAGCGCGGCGGTCACGTTTCAATGCGTGATGACCAAGGCCGACAAAGTCAAAGCCCATGAACGCGAAAAGATCCTGACCCAAGTGCGTGGCGCGCTGGCGAAACACCCCGCAGCCTATCCCGAAATTGTTCTGACATCGTCAGAAAAAGGCGATGGTATTCCAACACTTCGGTCGATCATCGCGGGTTTGGACTAA
- a CDS encoding MOSC domain-containing protein, which produces MGIVANIWRHPIKSHGREALEEVVLRAGQAMPWDRHWAIAHEDSDADGSGWARCLNFSRGARAPQLAAIHATLDVDARQLTLTHPDLDDLVFWPDDTPDAAVAWSKPLVPDGRVQPARLVRAASQAMTDSKWPSVSILNLASLRDLSNKAGMTLDMRRFRGNIWLDGLAPWQEFDWIGKTIRIGNVTFDIREPIERCLHTHDNPETGARDGNTLTVLQSQWGHKNFGVFGAVTQDGDIRLGDKIEVL; this is translated from the coding sequence ATGGGGATTGTCGCCAACATATGGCGGCACCCGATCAAGAGCCACGGACGCGAGGCGCTTGAAGAGGTGGTCTTGCGCGCGGGACAGGCGATGCCATGGGATCGCCATTGGGCCATCGCCCACGAAGACAGTGATGCCGACGGGTCCGGATGGGCTCGGTGCCTGAACTTTTCTCGGGGGGCGCGGGCGCCGCAATTGGCCGCGATCCACGCAACGCTGGATGTGGATGCGCGGCAATTGACCCTGACCCATCCTGATCTGGATGATTTGGTGTTTTGGCCCGATGACACACCGGATGCGGCTGTTGCTTGGTCCAAACCATTGGTGCCCGACGGCCGTGTCCAGCCCGCCCGTTTGGTACGCGCCGCATCCCAAGCCATGACCGACAGCAAATGGCCATCGGTTTCGATCCTGAACTTGGCCTCTTTGCGGGACCTGTCCAACAAGGCCGGCATGACGCTGGATATGCGCCGGTTCCGGGGCAATATCTGGCTGGATGGGTTGGCGCCTTGGCAGGAATTCGACTGGATCGGCAAAACGATCCGCATTGGCAACGTCACGTTCGACATTCGCGAACCGATCGAACGCTGCCTGCACACACATGACAACCCCGAAACGGGTGCGCGCGACGGCAACACATTGACCGTTCTGCAATCCCAATGGGGTCATAAAAACTTTGGCGTATTTGGCGCCGTAACCCAAGACGGCGATATCCGTCTGGGTGACAAGATTGAGGTGCTTTGA